Proteins encoded within one genomic window of Numenius arquata chromosome 12, bNumArq3.hap1.1, whole genome shotgun sequence:
- the CPNE1 gene encoding copine-1, whose protein sequence is MAACVTRVELSVTCRSLLDRDLGSKSDPLCVVLQDVGGGRWAELDRTERIKNCQNPEFCKKLVVDYYFEKVQKLKFGVYDIDNKSFDLNDDDYLGGIECTLGQVVSSSVFTRPLELKQGKPAGKGTITISAEEIKDTRVLYLEIEARNLDKKDLFGKSDPFFEFYKQSDAGTWQLVYRSEVIKNNLNPCWRKFSVPLQTFCGGDFNKPIKVRCADHDSDGSHDLIGTFETNLTQLQKAGDGSAVEFECIHPEKKQKKKSYRNSGIIRIKSCKIETEYSFLDYVMGGCQINFTVGVDFTGSNGDPKSPDSLHYISPDGINEYLIAIWSVGSVVQDYDTDKLFPAFGFGAQVPPSWQVSHEFALNFNPSNPYCQGIQGIVDAYRQILPQIQLYGPTNFSPIINHVARFAAHSAQQGMASQYFILLIITDGEITDLDQTRQAIVNASKLPMSIIIVGVGEADFKAMEFLDGDNGVLKSSTGEPAARDIVQFVPFRQFKSAPREALSQMVLAEVPKQLVSYYKLQGWPPVKLPEIKKV, encoded by the exons ATGGCAGCGTGCGTGACGAGGGTGGAGCTGTCGGTGACCTGCCGGAGCCTCCTCGACAGGGACCTGGGCTCCAAGTCGGATCCCCTCTGCGTGGTGCTGCAGGACGTGGGCGGCGGCCGCTGGGCTGAG CTAGATCGCACAGAGAGGATCAAGAACTGCCAAAACCCTGAATTCTGCAAGAAACTCGTTGTGGACTACTACTTCGAGAAAGTACAGAAGCTGAAATTCGGCGTGTATGATATCGATAACAAGTCCTTTGATTTAAATGACGATGACTACCTCGGAGGGATCGAGTGCACTTTGGGACAG GTTGTGTCCAGCTCAGTGTTCACCCGACCACTGGAATTGAAGCAAGGAAAGCCAGCAGGAAAGGGCACCATTACA ATTTCAGCAGAGGAGATTAAAGATACCAGAGTTTTATACCTGGAAATCGAAGCCCGAAATTTGGACAAAAag GATTTATTTGGTAAATCAGATCCATTTTTTGAGTTTTACAAACAGAGTGATGCTGGAACGTGGCAGCTGGTGTACAGATCAGAG gtgattaAGAACAACTTAAATCCATGCTGGAGGAAGTTCAGTGTTCCCTTGCAGACGTTCTGTGGTGGAGATTTTAATAAACCTATCAAG gtgCGGTGCGCAGATCACGACAGTGACGGGTCGCATGACTTAATTGGCACTTTTGAAACTAACCTGActcagctgcagaaagcaggTGACGGCTCTGCG GTGGAATTTGAATGCATTCAtcctgagaaaaaacaaaagaaaaagagctacagAAACTCTGGCATTATTAGGATAAAATCCTGCAAg ATTGAGACTGAATATTCGTTTCTGGACTATGTCATGGGAGGCTGCCAGATTAACTTTACA GTGGGCGTAGACTTCACTGGCTCTAACGGAGATCCCAAGTCACCAGATTCTCTTCACTACATCAGCCCAGACGGGATAAATGAGTACCTGATTGCCATCTGGAGTGTGGGAAGTGTAGTCCAGGATTATGACAC GGACAAGTTGTTTCCTGCGTTTGGGTTTGGAGCTCAGGTTCCTCCTAGCTGGCAG GTATCTCATGAGTTTGCTTTGAACTTCAACCCCAGCAACCCTTATTGTCAAG GGATCCAAGGAATAGTGGATGCCTACCGCCAGATCCTGCCTCAGATCCAACTTTATGGGCCAACCAATTTCTCTCCTATTATAAACCATGTGGCAAGATTTGCAGCGCACTCGGCACAACAAGGAATGGCTTCT caatattttatcTTGCTGATCATCACAGATGGAGAGATCACCGATCTGGACCAAACTAGGCAAGCGATTGTTAATGCCTCTAAGCTGCCAATGTCCATCATTATTGTTGGAGTTGGTGAAGCTGATTTCAAAGCAATGGAGTTCCTTGATGGAGACAACGGTGTCCTGAAGTCCTCGACAGGAGAGCCAGCTGCACGAGACATTGTCCAGTTTGTGCCTTTCCGACAGTTCAAAAGT GCTCCCCGGGAAGCGCTCTCCCAGATGGTTCTGGCTGAAGTGCCGAAGCAGCTGGTCTCATACTATAAATTGCAGGGATGGCCACCTGTGAAACTGCCAGAAATAAAGAAGGTGTAG